Proteins co-encoded in one Nitratireductor kimnyeongensis genomic window:
- a CDS encoding aldehyde dehydrogenase translates to MIELPQNKLFVGGEWEEGNGAEITSIFPADGSVNRVLRGASIADGERAIERAKTAQADPAWRNLKPHERARFLYAIADGIEANAERISHIQSRDTGKTLRETGALAASAAGTFRYFGAVLESSDEALTVQRGDALTMSVHEPLGLVGAITPWNSPIASDAQKVAPALAAGNAVLLKPASWSPLVSLELARIVEASGLPKGLFSVLPGSGREIGNLLVEHPDIAKISFTGGTATGRALAVKAAQKLMPVSLELGGKSPTIVFADADIEQALAGVLFGIFSSTGQSCIAGARLFVERPIYDQFVERLVAATERLKVGHPFEAGTQVAPMVHFDHRDSVAEHVHRAVEEGAELLTGGKAPEGEIFDKGAYYLPTILAGVDNTARICREEVFGPVLVVLPFDSEEDVIAQANDNEYGLACGVWTRDFPKSWRVGNAIGAGTVWINTYKQFSISTPFGGEKESGMGREKGREGIRAYMAQKSFYTDLSGAPHPWAAATVKTQ, encoded by the coding sequence ATGATCGAACTGCCCCAGAACAAGCTCTTCGTCGGCGGAGAATGGGAAGAGGGAAATGGTGCCGAAATCACCTCGATCTTCCCTGCCGACGGCAGCGTCAACCGCGTGCTTCGCGGTGCGAGCATCGCCGATGGAGAACGTGCCATCGAGCGCGCGAAGACGGCGCAGGCAGATCCGGCATGGCGCAATCTCAAACCGCATGAGCGGGCGCGTTTTCTCTACGCCATAGCCGACGGGATCGAGGCGAATGCCGAGAGGATCTCTCATATCCAGAGCCGTGACACGGGCAAGACCCTGCGAGAGACAGGGGCGCTGGCGGCTTCCGCTGCCGGGACATTCCGCTATTTCGGGGCGGTGCTGGAGAGTTCTGACGAAGCGCTGACGGTCCAGCGCGGCGATGCGCTGACCATGTCGGTTCATGAACCGCTCGGCCTTGTCGGCGCGATCACGCCGTGGAACTCGCCGATTGCATCGGATGCGCAGAAGGTCGCCCCGGCGCTGGCCGCCGGAAACGCGGTGCTCTTGAAGCCGGCCTCCTGGTCGCCGCTCGTCTCCCTGGAACTGGCGCGGATCGTCGAGGCATCGGGCCTGCCGAAGGGGCTGTTCTCGGTGCTGCCGGGTTCGGGACGGGAGATTGGAAATCTTCTGGTCGAGCACCCCGACATCGCCAAGATCAGCTTTACCGGCGGCACGGCGACAGGACGCGCGCTTGCGGTGAAGGCAGCGCAGAAACTGATGCCGGTGTCGCTGGAGCTTGGTGGCAAGTCTCCGACCATTGTCTTTGCCGATGCCGATATCGAGCAGGCGCTCGCCGGCGTGCTGTTCGGCATTTTCTCGTCAACGGGCCAGAGCTGTATTGCCGGGGCGCGCCTTTTCGTCGAGCGGCCGATTTATGATCAGTTTGTCGAGCGTCTCGTGGCGGCCACGGAGCGCCTGAAGGTGGGGCATCCTTTCGAAGCCGGGACACAGGTCGCGCCGATGGTCCATTTCGATCACCGCGACAGTGTAGCAGAGCATGTTCATAGGGCGGTCGAGGAGGGAGCCGAACTCCTGACGGGCGGCAAAGCGCCCGAAGGCGAGATCTTCGACAAGGGTGCATATTATCTGCCCACCATTCTTGCCGGCGTCGACAACACGGCGCGCATCTGCCGTGAAGAGGTGTTCGGGCCGGTTCTAGTGGTCCTTCCGTTCGACAGCGAAGAAGATGTCATCGCGCAGGCCAATGATAATGAATATGGTCTGGCGTGCGGCGTGTGGACCCGCGATTTCCCGAAAAGCTGGCGTGTCGGCAATGCCATTGGTGCAGGCACTGTCTGGATCAACACCTACAAGCAGTTTTCGATCTCCACACCCTTCGGTGGGGAGAAGGAAAGCGGCATGGGACGCGAGAAAGGCCGCGAGGGCATTCGCGCCTATATGGCCCAAAAATCCTTTTACACCGATCTTTCGGGCGCGCCGCACCCCTGGGCGGCAGCCACGGTGAAGACCCAATGA
- a CDS encoding alpha/beta fold hydrolase, protein MTFKEHISGNIAYLERPGSGGPTLVMLHGVGSNAASFVPLLPHLPRDWRIVAWNAPGYCGSAPLDADWPLASDYAEALKAFLDRLELDRVFLAGHSLGCLMAASFASTHRDRVAHLLLSSPALGHGVPRGAALSAAAQARIDDLESLGAEKFAALRAPRLVFEPEANTDIVDRVRHGMAQVSVPGYPQAACMLASGRLLDDAERLQVPTDVIVGAEDVVTPPDSARRAHSALRQPWRGALTLVPGAGHALYQQSPAAFAAALEAFAETAG, encoded by the coding sequence ATGACGTTCAAAGAGCACATATCCGGCAACATCGCCTATCTCGAGCGCCCTGGTTCGGGCGGTCCGACGCTGGTGATGCTGCATGGGGTCGGCTCCAACGCGGCCTCCTTCGTGCCGCTCCTGCCGCATCTCCCGCGCGACTGGCGCATCGTTGCCTGGAACGCGCCCGGCTATTGCGGATCGGCGCCGCTCGATGCGGACTGGCCGCTGGCAAGTGATTATGCCGAGGCGCTGAAGGCGTTTCTCGACCGGCTGGAACTGGATAGGGTCTTTCTTGCGGGCCACTCGCTCGGCTGTCTCATGGCGGCGTCCTTTGCGAGCACGCACCGCGACCGTGTCGCGCATCTCCTTTTGAGTTCGCCGGCACTTGGCCATGGCGTGCCGCGCGGTGCCGCGCTGAGTGCTGCCGCTCAGGCGCGCATTGACGACCTTGAGTCACTTGGCGCGGAGAAATTCGCCGCGCTGCGTGCGCCGCGGCTGGTCTTCGAGCCTGAAGCCAACACCGACATCGTGGATCGTGTGCGCCATGGCATGGCGCAGGTGAGCGTGCCGGGTTACCCGCAGGCAGCGTGCATGCTCGCGTCGGGCCGTCTTTTGGACGATGCGGAGCGTTTGCAGGTGCCGACTGATGTCATCGTTGGTGCGGAAGATGTCGTGACCCCGCCCGATTCCGCGCGTCGTGCCCATTCGGCGCTGCGCCAGCCGTGGCGCGGTGCACTCACGCTCGTGCCAGGTGCCGGGCATGCCCTTTATCAACAGTCTCCCGCCGCTTTCGCAGCGGCGCTCGAAGCGTTTGCGGAAACAGCCGGTTGA
- a CDS encoding flavodoxin domain-containing protein, giving the protein MNITVLYGTETGNAEMLAEDIMAELEGEHDVDCSNLSDFAPDTFDAGRLYLIVCSSYGDGELPASAQPFAEALQANSPDLTGVHFGVFGLGDTEYEETFGFGSKSLSELLTARGAIQVGERITHDASGNDLAEDLAFPWAAQIVTLAEEKISEGVS; this is encoded by the coding sequence ATGAACATAACGGTTCTATACGGCACCGAAACCGGCAATGCCGAAATGCTGGCCGAGGACATCATGGCCGAGCTTGAAGGCGAACATGATGTCGACTGCAGCAATCTTTCGGATTTTGCGCCGGATACCTTCGATGCCGGACGGCTCTACCTGATCGTTTGCTCGTCCTATGGCGATGGAGAATTGCCGGCTTCGGCACAGCCCTTTGCCGAGGCCTTGCAAGCGAATTCACCGGATCTCACCGGTGTTCATTTCGGCGTTTTCGGTCTGGGCGACACAGAATATGAGGAGACATTCGGCTTCGGAAGCAAAAGCCTTTCAGAGCTTTTGACCGCAAGGGGCGCGATTCAGGTCGGTGAGCGCATCACCCATGATGCCTCCGGCAACGATCTGGCCGAGGATCTTGCATTTCCCTGGGCAGCGCAGATCGTGACGCTGGCTGAGGAAAAAATCAGCGAGGGCGTGTCATGA
- a CDS encoding IclR family transcriptional regulator — MVEELNAETKEPLYVVPPVTRAIALLRYIAAGNRCRNISNAAKALDINRTTLIRLLATLEAESIIEPIADDGGYRLGTGLIALASEALNERSILQVARPFLKQLVDSLNLSAHLGVLEGREIVYLARETPNSHLASTVREGTRLPAHATTIGRILLAELPIASLRSLYVGQSMESFTTKTRTTLADLEKQLQADRARGIAWSVANFEREIGSAAVAIHDHQARAVGAINVTGHASIFAEDGPQAGKIEQELKTVARSMSEALGYRGWSADQL; from the coding sequence GTGGTAGAAGAGCTTAACGCAGAAACAAAAGAACCGCTTTACGTCGTTCCTCCGGTGACCAGGGCGATTGCGCTGCTTCGCTACATCGCGGCAGGCAACCGGTGCCGCAATATCAGCAACGCGGCAAAGGCGCTCGACATCAACCGGACGACGCTTATCCGCCTCCTGGCCACACTTGAGGCCGAAAGCATCATTGAGCCGATCGCCGATGATGGTGGGTATCGCCTAGGCACCGGCCTCATCGCCCTCGCCTCGGAAGCGTTAAACGAACGCAGTATCCTCCAGGTGGCGCGGCCGTTCCTCAAGCAACTTGTCGATTCGCTCAACCTGTCGGCGCATCTCGGCGTTCTGGAAGGTCGCGAGATCGTGTATCTGGCGCGCGAAACACCCAATTCGCATCTCGCAAGCACGGTGCGCGAAGGCACCCGACTGCCCGCTCACGCCACCACAATCGGCCGCATTCTGCTGGCGGAACTGCCGATTGCCTCACTGCGGTCCTTATATGTCGGCCAATCGATGGAATCCTTCACCACAAAGACACGCACCACGCTCGCTGATCTGGAGAAGCAACTTCAAGCGGATCGGGCTCGCGGGATTGCCTGGAGCGTTGCCAATTTTGAACGCGAGATCGGATCCGCAGCAGTCGCCATCCACGACCATCAGGCACGCGCTGTCGGCGCCATCAACGTCACCGGCCATGCCAGCATCTTCGCCGAAGACGGGCCCCAGGCTGGAAAGATCGAGCAGGAACTCAAGACCGTTGCCCGCTCCATGTCAGAAGCTTTGGGCTATCGCGGCTGGTCCGCCGATCAGTTGTAG
- a CDS encoding VOC family protein: MAETVRVGSLRGIMMRGPGITGTLPFYEDMWGLSLAHKEDGVALLRGTGSEPFLYGLKDGPVYGIEYVHFAMPDRASMDALHAQIIERGGVVLGEPGPFDDHAGGYGFEMLDPDNRRLRFRTDALSLDEEPEWAKPRKVSHVVLNTPDMEGVQEFYTHVLGFRVSDYSADQMVFLRCNSDHHSIALVRGNYASVNHVAFEMPSIDEFMRGIGRMKQKGHVPTWGPGRHGPGNNPFAYFVSPSGFVIEFTSELQQIDEATHEAQVWPRDKPEAMDRWMTAGPPTPAQRAVMQGRPDPGFPELAPAGGNV; encoded by the coding sequence ATGGCAGAAACAGTTCGCGTAGGCAGCCTTCGGGGCATCATGATGCGTGGGCCCGGCATTACCGGCACACTGCCGTTCTATGAGGATATGTGGGGGCTGAGCCTCGCCCACAAGGAAGACGGCGTGGCGCTTCTGCGCGGCACAGGAAGCGAGCCTTTCCTTTACGGACTGAAGGACGGCCCCGTCTACGGCATTGAATATGTGCATTTTGCGATGCCCGACCGGGCGTCGATGGACGCGCTCCATGCACAGATCATCGAGCGGGGAGGCGTGGTGCTCGGTGAACCCGGCCCGTTCGATGATCATGCTGGCGGCTATGGCTTCGAAATGCTCGATCCGGACAACAGGCGCCTTCGGTTCCGCACCGATGCGCTGAGCCTTGACGAGGAGCCGGAATGGGCCAAGCCACGCAAGGTGAGCCATGTGGTGCTGAATACGCCGGACATGGAAGGGGTGCAGGAATTCTACACCCATGTTCTGGGGTTCCGCGTGTCTGATTACTCCGCCGACCAAATGGTGTTTTTGCGGTGCAATTCGGATCACCATTCCATCGCTCTCGTGCGCGGCAATTATGCCAGCGTCAATCACGTCGCGTTCGAAATGCCGTCGATTGATGAATTCATGCGCGGCATCGGCCGCATGAAACAGAAAGGCCATGTGCCGACCTGGGGACCGGGACGGCACGGGCCGGGCAACAACCCCTTCGCCTATTTCGTCTCGCCATCGGGCTTTGTCATCGAGTTCACCTCCGAGCTGCAGCAGATCGATGAGGCGACGCACGAGGCACAGGTGTGGCCGCGCGACAAGCCGGAAGCGATGGATCGCTGGATGACGGCGGGCCCGCCGACCCCTGCTCAACGCGCCGTGATGCAGGGCAGGCCCGATCCAGGCTTTCCCGAACTCGCGCCAGCCGGGGGTAATGTCTGA
- a CDS encoding thiamine pyrophosphate-binding protein, translated as MKLETITATETVGDFIARYLAEIGVTTVFGVISIHNMPILDAIARQERIRFVPARGEAGAMNMADAYARVSGELGVCLTSTGTAAGNAAGAQAEALTAGSRVLHITTQVDLEFADRDRAAIHDVPRQPQMLRGVSKAVFRMWDANGAVGALTAAVSAALSAPSGPVSLEIPVDVQRSQASPTARIHKPQPIRPVAPDSVIDEIAELVKAAKRPLLWLGGGACEAGKEVTELMRRGFGIVTSTNGRAIVSEAEPASLGAFNMTPEAVELYKSCDLMIVVGSRLRGNETRNNKMPLPRPLVQIDADAAQGGRNYPVEVFAHGDATDTLARLLERLPDTLDTDTNLSFDIARTRAQAEGRMRDVLGPYRVVADTLADRVFTNGHAWVRDVTISNSTFGNRYVRIAAPNLGVHALGGGIGQGVAMGVGAAVASKGGKGAKGAKAITLLGDGGTMLGLAEMITAVEENAPLVYLLMNDKAYGVIQNIQDAQYDSRRHYSALATPDFAGFCKSIGMPHRVISDVADFPVVFDEAVAADGPQLIEIDMCAIGPFNEAFAGPPAGAAGKEA; from the coding sequence ATGAAACTCGAGACAATCACAGCCACCGAGACGGTCGGGGATTTCATTGCCCGCTATCTTGCAGAGATCGGCGTCACCACTGTGTTCGGGGTCATCTCCATTCACAACATGCCGATCCTCGACGCGATTGCGCGGCAGGAGCGCATCCGTTTCGTGCCGGCACGCGGCGAGGCGGGCGCCATGAACATGGCTGATGCCTATGCGCGCGTTTCGGGAGAGCTGGGTGTCTGCCTGACCTCCACCGGCACGGCTGCCGGCAATGCGGCCGGCGCTCAAGCCGAAGCTCTGACAGCGGGGTCACGTGTTCTGCACATCACGACGCAGGTCGATTTGGAGTTCGCCGACCGCGACCGCGCCGCCATCCACGATGTGCCGCGCCAGCCGCAAATGCTGCGCGGCGTTTCCAAGGCCGTTTTCCGCATGTGGGACGCCAATGGCGCGGTCGGTGCGCTGACGGCTGCGGTTTCGGCAGCACTTTCGGCACCGAGCGGGCCGGTCAGCCTGGAAATACCCGTCGACGTTCAAAGATCTCAGGCCAGCCCCACCGCCCGCATTCACAAGCCGCAGCCGATCCGGCCCGTGGCGCCCGACAGCGTGATTGACGAGATCGCCGAGTTGGTGAAGGCGGCAAAACGCCCACTTTTGTGGCTCGGAGGTGGTGCCTGCGAAGCCGGCAAGGAAGTGACCGAACTGATGCGCCGCGGTTTCGGCATCGTCACCTCTACCAATGGCCGCGCCATCGTTTCGGAAGCCGAACCTGCGAGCCTGGGCGCCTTCAACATGACGCCGGAGGCCGTGGAGCTCTACAAGAGCTGTGACCTGATGATCGTAGTCGGCTCGCGCCTTCGCGGCAATGAAACGCGGAACAACAAGATGCCGCTGCCCCGCCCACTGGTGCAGATCGACGCTGACGCGGCACAGGGCGGGCGGAATTACCCGGTTGAAGTGTTTGCCCATGGCGATGCCACGGACACGCTGGCGCGCCTGCTTGAGCGCCTGCCGGACACGCTCGACACCGACACCAATCTTTCTTTCGACATCGCCCGCACGCGGGCACAGGCCGAAGGCCGAATGCGCGATGTGCTTGGACCCTATCGGGTCGTGGCCGACACGCTGGCCGACCGGGTGTTCACCAATGGTCATGCCTGGGTGCGGGACGTTACCATCTCCAACTCCACCTTCGGCAACCGCTATGTGCGCATTGCCGCCCCCAATCTCGGTGTTCACGCGCTGGGTGGTGGTATTGGCCAGGGCGTCGCCATGGGCGTCGGGGCAGCGGTTGCGTCCAAGGGGGGCAAGGGGGCCAAGGGGGCCAAGGCGATCACGCTTCTGGGCGACGGCGGAACCATGCTCGGACTGGCCGAGATGATCACCGCGGTCGAAGAGAACGCCCCTCTCGTCTATCTCCTGATGAACGACAAGGCCTATGGCGTGATCCAGAACATCCAGGATGCACAGTATGACAGCCGCCGCCACTATTCGGCGTTGGCGACGCCGGACTTTGCCGGGTTCTGCAAGTCGATTGGCATGCCGCACCGGGTGATCAGCGATGTCGCAGACTTCCCTGTTGTCTTCGATGAGGCTGTCGCTGCTGACGGACCGCAATTGATCGAGATCGACATGTGCGCCATTGGCCCATTCAACGAAGCCTTTGCCGGCCCGCCTGCAGGCGCCGCGGGCAAGGAGGCGTAG
- a CDS encoding aspartate dehydrogenase, whose translation MRLGLIGFGNIAGTLLDLLSKTLDAPLAHLCVVTLPEFAAETEARLQAEFGAVAQDISVVGDAEALLAEKPDLVVECAGHGAVVAHVLPVLRAGTDVIMVSIGALSDAALEADLRAAASAGGARLVLPAGAVGGIDLLSALGAAGGLEVRYRGSKPPRAWTGTPAEAAVDLANLTEATTFFTGNAREAARDFPKNANVAATLALAGGGFEATRVELVADPAAPGNVHEYSVVSPLAKYSMRIENLPSAGNAKTSVSTVYSVLREIRNRIGPVAI comes from the coding sequence ATGAGGCTCGGACTGATCGGTTTTGGCAACATCGCCGGGACGCTGCTCGACCTGCTGTCAAAGACACTCGATGCGCCGCTGGCTCATCTGTGCGTTGTGACGCTCCCGGAGTTTGCCGCCGAAACGGAGGCGCGCCTGCAGGCAGAATTTGGTGCCGTGGCGCAGGACATTTCCGTTGTCGGTGATGCCGAAGCGTTGCTCGCCGAAAAGCCCGACCTGGTGGTGGAATGTGCCGGACATGGGGCCGTTGTGGCGCATGTGCTGCCGGTTCTGCGCGCTGGCACGGATGTGATCATGGTGTCCATCGGCGCGCTGTCCGATGCGGCGCTCGAGGCCGATCTGCGGGCGGCGGCCAGCGCCGGTGGCGCGCGCCTCGTTTTGCCCGCCGGTGCTGTTGGCGGTATTGATCTGCTCTCTGCTCTGGGAGCGGCAGGCGGGCTGGAGGTGCGCTATCGCGGCTCCAAACCGCCGCGTGCCTGGACCGGTACACCGGCCGAAGCGGCGGTCGACCTGGCAAACCTGACCGAAGCAACGACATTTTTCACGGGCAACGCCCGTGAAGCCGCACGCGATTTCCCAAAGAATGCGAACGTCGCCGCGACGCTGGCACTGGCGGGAGGTGGGTTCGAGGCGACCCGGGTGGAGCTCGTCGCCGATCCTGCCGCACCTGGAAATGTGCATGAATACTCGGTCGTCTCACCGCTCGCGAAATACTCGATGCGGATTGAAAACCTGCCATCGGCCGGCAATGCCAAGACATCCGTTTCAACAGTCTACAGCGTGTTGCGCGAGATTCGGAACCGGATCGGACCGGTGGCGATCTGA
- a CDS encoding FAD-dependent oxidoreductase: protein MSRAVAIVGSGPSGCYLAQALLKAEPDLSVDLIDRLPVPYGLVRYGVAADHQGTKGVIRQFERLFERQGAGFIGNVSIGEDVSLDELRAAYDAVVLAAGLSADRALGIPGEMLEGVYRAGRLTRALYEHPDAEPLPELGSRVVIMGNGNVAIDILRLLAKTPEELAGSDLGAGPSAWLAGSAIEEIEIVGRSPAAAAKFDPVMIKELAKLEGVSIRVVGAGEGDDPEAAKKLAALEAIDGYGSGPRRITFRFGLTPTELSGIDGNLTEAQFEDGQGNRVTLTCSAFITAIGFNAQKSLSRDMLIDAAVDAEAGVLEEGLYATGWFRRGPRGTIPDNRADAQRLAERILADFQAGEGSPPKPGRSAFSDWADAVDYQGWKRIDAAELAAAPENRCRAKISSRDAMLALATQKQEP, encoded by the coding sequence ATGAGCCGCGCGGTCGCCATTGTCGGATCGGGGCCGTCCGGCTGCTATCTGGCGCAAGCGCTCCTGAAGGCAGAGCCGGACCTCAGCGTCGATCTGATCGACCGCCTGCCCGTACCCTATGGCCTCGTGCGTTATGGCGTGGCGGCTGACCATCAGGGCACGAAGGGAGTGATCCGGCAGTTTGAACGCCTTTTCGAGCGACAGGGTGCGGGCTTCATCGGAAATGTTTCAATCGGCGAGGATGTCAGCCTCGATGAGCTGCGCGCGGCTTATGATGCAGTGGTGCTCGCTGCCGGCCTGTCAGCCGATCGCGCGCTTGGCATTCCCGGTGAAATGCTTGAAGGCGTCTATCGCGCCGGTCGCCTGACGCGCGCGCTTTATGAACATCCCGATGCCGAGCCTCTGCCCGAACTGGGATCGCGGGTGGTCATCATGGGCAATGGCAATGTCGCCATCGACATTCTGCGCCTGCTTGCCAAGACTCCAGAAGAACTGGCCGGCTCCGATCTTGGTGCCGGGCCTTCCGCCTGGCTTGCCGGTTCCGCAATCGAGGAGATCGAGATTGTTGGTCGCTCGCCGGCAGCCGCCGCCAAGTTCGATCCTGTCATGATCAAGGAACTGGCGAAGCTTGAAGGCGTGAGCATTCGCGTGGTTGGTGCGGGGGAGGGCGATGACCCTGAAGCGGCGAAGAAGCTCGCAGCCCTTGAAGCGATTGACGGTTATGGTTCCGGCCCGCGCCGCATCACCTTCCGCTTTGGTCTCACGCCAACAGAGCTTTCCGGCATTGACGGTAATCTGACGGAAGCGCAGTTCGAGGACGGGCAGGGCAACAGGGTGACCCTGACATGCAGCGCCTTTATCACCGCTATCGGCTTCAACGCTCAGAAGAGCCTATCGCGTGACATGCTGATCGACGCGGCGGTGGATGCCGAAGCGGGGGTTCTGGAGGAGGGGCTCTACGCAACGGGTTGGTTCCGTCGCGGCCCTCGCGGAACGATCCCAGACAATCGCGCCGATGCACAGCGTCTGGCAGAACGCATTCTTGCAGACTTCCAGGCAGGGGAGGGTTCACCCCCAAAACCCGGCCGGAGCGCCTTTTCGGATTGGGCGGATGCGGTTGACTATCAGGGCTGGAAACGTATTGACGCGGCTGAACTTGCGGCGGCGCCTGAAAACCGTTGCCGTGCCAAGATTTCCTCGCGCGATGCCATGCTGGCGCTCGCCACTCAGAAACAGGAGCCTTAA
- a CDS encoding pentapeptide repeat-containing protein: MKASDIRALICTPWRHGDCVDLSGVVCEGPLDIAGCEVTGVNFTGALFSDGFDATGARFRGVSWFSHGHFGKEARFVEAVFTNDARFDQATFSGETSFEGAEFRGIARFDRSDFVAGANFSSVACYGNFSLHGVWMRKQARFQGAEWLGGLWCEAAQLPDDVDFADTQVHGRLWLRHAVAGNRRLRSSAFPLSYGYTYN, encoded by the coding sequence ATGAAAGCTTCCGACATTCGTGCATTGATCTGCACACCATGGCGACATGGGGATTGCGTCGACCTTTCAGGCGTCGTCTGTGAAGGCCCGCTTGATATTGCGGGATGTGAGGTGACGGGAGTCAACTTCACGGGTGCTCTCTTTTCTGACGGCTTCGATGCGACTGGCGCGCGCTTTCGCGGTGTCAGCTGGTTCAGCCACGGCCATTTCGGAAAGGAAGCCAGATTCGTAGAGGCGGTGTTCACCAACGATGCCCGCTTCGATCAGGCAACCTTTTCCGGCGAGACGTCTTTCGAAGGCGCGGAGTTCCGCGGTATCGCCCGGTTCGACCGAAGCGATTTCGTGGCAGGTGCGAATTTTAGCAGTGTCGCTTGCTACGGAAACTTTTCGTTGCACGGAGTGTGGATGCGCAAACAGGCGCGGTTTCAAGGAGCCGAATGGTTGGGTGGCCTGTGGTGCGAGGCTGCGCAATTGCCCGATGATGTGGACTTCGCGGACACCCAGGTTCATGGCCGTCTATGGTTGCGCCACGCAGTCGCCGGAAACAGGCGATTGCGAAGCAGCGCCTTCCCGCTTTCTTACGGGTACACCTACAACTGA
- a CDS encoding SDR family oxidoreductase — protein MHYGYDGKVAVVTGGSSGIGLATVETLLQSGASVAFCARTESRLNDVAAVLTRDYGEERVMAQAFSVLEPEAVKDFAGAVENRFGGCDLLVNNAGQGRISTFEDTSDDDWRAEYELKLFSQIHPTRAFLPMLRRAKGAIVAVNSLLAYQPEPHMVCTSSARAGVQNLLKSLSVELAPDVRVNSILLGLVGSGQWSRRFAEREDQSQSRAEWYGALAARKGIPLGRLGNPAEAAAAIAFLGSPAASYITGAQLEVSGGLSRYI, from the coding sequence ATGCACTACGGATATGACGGCAAGGTTGCTGTGGTCACCGGCGGTTCGTCCGGAATCGGTCTGGCAACGGTGGAAACGCTGCTCCAGTCGGGCGCGAGCGTGGCCTTCTGCGCTCGTACCGAAAGCCGATTGAACGACGTGGCCGCGGTCCTCACCCGCGATTACGGCGAAGAGCGCGTGATGGCGCAGGCATTTTCGGTTCTCGAACCGGAGGCGGTGAAGGATTTCGCCGGGGCGGTGGAAAACCGCTTCGGCGGCTGCGATCTTCTGGTCAACAATGCCGGGCAGGGGCGCATCTCCACCTTTGAAGACACCAGCGACGATGACTGGCGCGCCGAATACGAACTCAAGCTTTTCAGCCAGATCCATCCAACCCGCGCCTTCCTGCCGATGCTGCGCCGGGCCAAAGGCGCGATTGTCGCGGTCAACTCGCTTCTGGCCTACCAGCCAGAGCCGCATATGGTCTGCACCTCTTCGGCACGTGCCGGGGTGCAAAACCTCCTCAAATCGCTGAGCGTGGAACTGGCTCCCGACGTGCGGGTCAACTCGATCCTGCTCGGTCTGGTCGGCTCCGGCCAGTGGTCTCGCCGCTTTGCAGAACGCGAGGACCAAAGTCAGAGCCGGGCCGAATGGTATGGCGCGCTTGCGGCCAGAAAGGGCATCCCGCTCGGCCGTCTCGGCAACCCGGCGGAAGCGGCCGCCGCCATCGCTTTTCTTGGTTCGCCTGCGGCGAGCTACATCACAGGCGCTCAGCTCGAAGTTTCGGGCGGCCTGTCTCGTTACATTTGA